GCACTGTTCATACACATGGTTCTCATCGATTTCTAGCTCTGTTTTGCATTTTTCACATCCCAAATATATAATTGCAGACAGAGACATTAGAATATCTGTAATGGAAGTCTCATAGGTTATGAAGATTTTCTTATTACCTGGAATATGAAATTCCAATTCTGAAATGCTGGCTTTAACCTGGATTTCACCTGAATACTGATCTTCAATGATGGCCTTAAGGCTCAACTGCTTTGTTGGCGATACATTTTCAATGTACTGCTTCTGAAAATCTATAGCTCTTTTGTCATCATCAAACAAGCATTCACAGGATGACCATGGTGTAGTGTGTAACTCAATATCTCCAGAAAATAAATTCTTCTGTGAGAATAAGTATTTAAAAACCCAGATGTGATCTCGTTTGCAGCGGATATGATCACACCAAGAAATGCTTGCTCCCCACAGTATTAAGGTACCCGTTTGTTCTTTGACCTCTTCAACagtcaaaattattttattttgctgcaaCCCCTTGAACTGATATGTGCTCTCCTTTAGAATGGAAATACTTTTCACTTTTAAAATTGAATGCACTAGCAATTCTGGTTGTAGCTGAGCAATTCTCACATATTGTATGCTGTCCAGTTTCTGTGGCTGTCGTGGAGGCAGTTCTCTTAAGTAATAATGCTTAATATGAATGTAGTCCATTAATTCCTTTAGAATGGAATAATCAACCATGTTTGAACTTTCTTCTGGAAGAAGAGTAGAACAGCCTCCAAGATTTATCAATTTACTCCTAAAAGTAGACTGTAGGAAGGCGTTTTCATTCCACCTATCTTCAAAAACTTTCAGATTTGTTAGCATTATGATGTCCCCAGGGAATAAGGCTAAACTCCAAAATGCAGCAGTCCTCCACATAAGCACTTTACGTTCAGCCTCTGAATGGTCCAAAACAATAATTGTTGCTAATGGAAAACAAGAGCCGACATTTGGTCCACTTTTTACCAGAATTTCTTTTACATAACATGGGTGCATTACAACAGCCAAAATATTGTACTCTCTGGTTTTGTCTGAACATTGTCTAAGAAGGGTCAATGATATTACAGGAGTTTTCTCTCTATGCTCATCAAACCATTTTGTAGGACATTTTACTGATGAGGTGGATTTTTTAGGTTTTTTAAACTTTAGATAATTTTTAACAGGAGAGAAGGAAGTAGTGATCACTTTTTTCCTTTTGCAGCTAGCACTACCGAGATGGTTACTTAGTTCAATAACACTGGCAGTGTCTTTTTCTAGGCCTTCCACGTTTACCTGACACTTATCAGATTGATGGAATGTTGATACTTGATTGTTGGACCCATGGTCAGATATCTGAGTAAAAAGTTCAAGAGAGCAAGCAAAATAGTCCTGCATAACATCGTTAGATGCAGATTCTGCTGTAGTTTTATCACTTAAAGTAACCTTTAGCGAACTTGCCGAGTTGTCTTGTCTGTCAGTACTAACAGTTTTTGTTTCATTGTGTGCAACAAATACATCTTGATCAAAAATGTTCACATGACCTTGTACAGCAACCTGGCTAGATGTCAAAACTGTAAGGAACTCTGTTTCAGCAGACATTACAATATTAGTATTTGTTTTCACATCATTATGATCTTCTAGGTGTGATGCATCCAAGCAGGCATGAAGAACATCACTGGTGTCTCCAGTATGTTTATGGAAACTTGGCGTTATATTACAACTGTTTGTACTAGAAACCAAATTCGAAACGATCCCTTTTATATCAGAATCCATTTTCTGCACCAACTTACTTTTGTATTTAGAAGTAACATTTTGTAGTGCAGATCGATCATAACAAAAAGACGTTTGGTAATGCTGTTTTCTATATAGAGTACCTTCAAGTAACTCATGATGCGCTGTCCGTTTGCTGTTGCTGGCGTTTTGGAGATATGCACCTTGCTCACTGCAAGTAAAAGTGGTTTCTTCCCACTTTGTTTTTTGGCCATCCGAAGGATGTTTGTCTGATCCCCATGCCAGAGCTGGTGATATATTCGGAGCACCGATGAAAATGTGAATTGCACCTTTACTACACATCGCTTTTAAGGTGTCTTCTTGAATATCTTACTTATTTCATCTCACACCATAACAGCACTGACCGTACATCACATGCTTCAACTTGACGTTTCCTATAAGTCGCAATTTCCGGAATCTGCACAAAAAGCAATTGCGTTCCAGTAACGCGGTAGGTATTCACGCCTCGTTTCCTAGACCAACCATAACAAGAAACCGGAAACAGTTATCTACCATATTTAATTCAGGAAATAAAACGTAAGACAATTTAAAATTGTTCCAATACATCACCAATGTTGCAGTCAAAGATTGTACATCGCTGTGATGTACAGAACAAGTCGTAACTACCCGGTATATTGTTTCTTTACGGCAACCGCCGATCGCCTGCACGGAGAGTGCGCAGCGCTTGCGCAGTAAGTCCCTGACTGTTGCTAGGGAAACGGAGTCGGTTGTGGTGCTTAACTGGCTGTACGGACAAGAGCAACAGCGGCAGTTAAGTGTTTTAGTATCTGGTTCCGCTGTTGGAGAGGAAGATGGTGAGAATTGTAGGAATTTGATAATTAAGTTCTGTAAAGCATCTTATGCTGACAAATACTGGCTTAACGTACCCTACACAGTATAGTATGTAGTAAATTACTGaatgaatttgatagttttacaatcaaagcagtaggagaagtggcggtacaggggtgtgtgtgtgtgtgtgtgtgtgtgtgtattcatgtgtgtgtgtatatatatatatatatatatatatatattatgtgtgtgccaAAAGAGTCCGCAGTATGCAAAATGTGATGGGAATGGCAGTGAATGTAATTTTATAGGTTTGGAATGAAGTCAGTAGAAGTGGCGGCATCCCACTGAATACATATCCACTTtgactagtctgtgtgtgtgtttgtatgtagatttatatatatatatatatatatatatatatatatatatatatatatatatatatatatatatatatatatatatatataaacacacttgagcgctttatgttttgttttgttttggggggtttttgtgCAAATGAGGGTGGAGAGTTTGATTTTGACTGTTGTGACGCTGTCAGTTTCCCTGTGTCCTCTTAAGTcaagaataatattaataaaaactttgcacaacatggaaaaGAAATTGGGAGTTGTTTTAGAGAGCGATGTACTATTGAGAACACATAATTGTACATAAATCTCAGTTTAGTAATCATGTATTATGATATTTCATAACATTAATGTAGTAAAATTGATAATGTTTAGAAAATAGTGACAtgaattcaattttatttaaatactattatttataaatgttatttgtATATAATGATGTGGGAGGCTTTTTTTTCAACAGATCATACGTGAATATAGTTTGCAATATGAATATGTCtcttctgcatatatatatatatatatatatatatatattatatgcatgtatgtgtgtgtgatttgtggACAGACAAACCAAAAACTTTTTGGGGGTCAAAAGATAAAAAGTTGTTTCTGCAAAAGATTGTCTATTTCACTACCTAGATTTAATTAATTAAGTTTTTGGGGAGAATCAAGGTTTTAAGTCCTTAGAATAGCACTGTGTGTCCCAGGCATTTTCTGGTTCTaacaaataatgtatttgttttcagATGCTATCACGAGCCAAACCTGCTGTAGGCAGTGATCTACAGCAGGTTGATAAAAACAAGAAGAAAGGAAAGAAAGTTCCAAATCTGGAcgaattgctggcccaacgggaCTTTACTGGGGCAATAACACTACTGGAGGTATGATACTGGCATTTTGGTAGTTCCTGTTGCAGCCAAAGGAGATAATGTATGGGTAAACGTATTAGGAGACGGTACAAGTAAATGCTGCCTTTCCTTTTAGCCaatattagtttgtttttttttaaccttaaaattaaataaaaaggaaaCATTATGTGGTTATGTGTTTATTTAGATTATGTATAATTAGTATGtctaacttttctttttttatacattttttattttgcagttttgTACTCTAcaaagtaaaaacacaaaaagagaTAAACTTACATTAATTCACAGATATTAGTTTAGTCAGACtataatttaaaacattattacattgtTGAGTCTGAAAATGAAATTCATGGGTCCTGGGCTTTAAAGTATTCCTGAGGGCATCCTCTGCCCAAGTATCTCATCTAATAAAATACTAGAGTCATTTTGCTCTTTCTAGTGAGGGATGTTGTGCTGAACCCTACTCCTTTTGATAATGTTACCATTTGTAATTAATGCAGCACAAATTCTATATTGATGAAAATTCTCTAAAAGTTAATGTATGAACTTTTTTTCATAGTTTAAGCGCCATGTTGGGGAGAGTGAAGAGGACACAGACTTGTGGATCGGATACTGTTCATTTCATCTGGGTGACTACAAAAAATCTCTAGAGGTAACACATCCTCAATTCAATATAACACTGATGGATATAATTAAACAAGCCTTGGCAAACAAAGGCAAGAATTCAAATTAATCTCATTGTTGTTATTACTCTCTCTATATAAAGTGGGGAAATTTTATGTAGCGCTATACTGTcatgaatgcccagcctgtcccagatacagcaatcttcacagctggctgtgactggcgtcaccttagtcacttagcaatggaTACACCTTTTCGGCCAccgcaaaggatttattatggtgtccttgcgttcaccagaaccacttattaatgtttcacacttatattatatacagatgtaGCATAAGCCTccatgggcttcgtaaattcacaaagaatgacggagaacacactagattaaatttatttaatctgaaaaaatggTTCCAAGCCTTAGTTACAAAAAATactaacaagacatacaatatgtttgcacaaataagtttcagaaaataaaataggaaataaaatcagagtcattACTAGTTAAGACccggtgtgtgagggaacacatttGAGAAAGATgcaacatttcagtcttgatagacccctcatgaaaatgcacatgttattgtctaagtcagaagattttaaacctttttccacattgcTCTCATCCCCCCACCTTTGGGGTATAGCTGTCAATAAGAACAGATTAATATGCCAAATGAAACAGGACTTTctaagtgagctagggatgtcctgagatcaggAATCTGCACAGGACCTTGAGTTTTCACTTCTGCACGTTCTGTTTGGCTAGATGGTTGCAAAACTCCTCagatgcctatctctccctggtctggctattttcaacagattaatgacacttgcataagttcagactcatgtcatctagcaaagcacatgttgagattacattacaaggttacataaaatattcacattgtcatacatgaattcaacagaaaataacaatcagttgtTAAATATACTTCATATATTCAtcacatatacaatacataagAATCGATACCAAAACAAAAGTTAAACACTGCCCTGCTTGTGCTTATAATCAAAATGAAGAAAAGATACAAAAAGTGTGGAATCTGTGAGGTGTAACTGGTTAGAAATGCGTTGGTTGAAAAAGTACAGCTTACATACTATGACACAAACTAGGAGGTTTTGTGGCAAGCATCTTTGAGAGCATGAGTTTCATTGATTACTTAAACGGGAAATCACTCCAGCACAGTGCTTTGCTAAAGCAGTGCAGAATGGGCCAGTTAAAATTATGATATGGGGATCTCATGTtgcaggtttccctgttatagtgtgccCAGCCTGGCAAAGCCTGGGACTGACACTGCTTTTGCAGGGGGACCTTAGTTATGTTGTACCTCTAGTCTTAAGCATCTCAGGCTGTAGCACTGGTGCTGGATATTAATTTACTGTGTTTGTAATAGTAAATAATGTGCTGATGCAGTTATTAACATGTATCTTTGCGCCAGCCTTTAGGTATGGGAAAATGATACACCTCCTAAGAGTCTACCTAGGTTACACTTATCCATGCATGCCCTTTCTGTACTGAACTTTTAGTCTGCTTCTCCAGATGCCGGTGGGCACAAAATCAAGTTACTTGCTACTGAAAATGCGCCAAAGTGCATTTTACATTCTACTGTCTAACTCTTAATCAGACCCAATGTTTGATAGAAATTTACATGGCTTTTAATCTAATGTAAACCTATTACAAAAAATGTTGGCGTCTGCATAAAAGGTGAGTAAACACTGGCgtgaatgacatttttatttctgtggtATGTCTTGCATGTCTATTCTAAGTGTTGATAATCTTTGTTCATCAAATATTTGCTAAGCCCACAATTGCTATTGATGAATAAACTTCAAGATTTTACCAAATACCCATTCTTAAAACTTTCATTACAAGAAGTCTTTAACCACTTCATGACTAGACCAGTTTTCATAATTGTGTGATGCTTCAGTAACATAGGGGATTTGTAGcatttttcttttacagcatactGGGATAAAAACTACACATTCTTACATATCTGCCATAGCTATGTTCATGCATATTTATCCACAAATTTAATCAGCCATTTCTCTCAGTTGTAGACATACTGAATTACATACTTTACTCAAGGTCTGATGGAGTTGTAAATCCTTAGAggtgtatattatattaatacattggTTTTGATTAGATATATTGGTGAGGCAGACCAAATATTGGTTGGTCTTCCCTTTTTCCAGTAAATGTTTGTAGTCAAATTGAAAATTGATCCTCTAGTTCTGCTCTGGGGCCAAGTGGCAGAATCTGTCCATGTGATCCCAGCATAATAAATTCAATGtaactgatttattattattattattattattattattaataatatcaatCATTTGTATGGCTCCACAGTTCAGAACAgtgaggaaaacaggacatacataaaacggaCATTCAAGgtagcaaaataaatgcagatgcgAAAACAGCGAGTAGGAATTGAACAATGAATGAATTTACAATCTAGTGGAAGTTGGCACATCTGAGACTAATGTAACTCACAGTTTAGATTTGGACTTGTGATGGTATACCAGTTTGAGTAATATACAGAAAGGTAGTTTTTCAGAGAGTGTTTCAaattttgaaggctgtgggagggGGAGTCTGATCGGGCATGGTAAGGAATTCTAGTACGCCCTTGCTGTGGTATGGAATGCTTTTTAGGTGAGAGTAAGCATTGGATAAAATTGAAGCTGGTTTAGCGTAGTGACCCGAATCAGAGTCCATtcatataaaatgcaaaaaaaagactGAAAATTATATCCATTGTACCAAATGAGAAGTGACACAGTATACTTGTCCTTACATGCAGAATACTGACAATTCGTTTTTGGCATATGGATCAAGAAATAAATACTGAGCAGTTTGTCActattaagtagagatgctcactgaccccagtgttttggttttggttttggatttggattaccgtcgtgttttggttttggtcttggttttgccaaaccggcattgcgtgttttggttttggttttgattggttttgttttgctattttgtttaaaaatcaatgtttttgggcataaaataaccaaatttagtgctccacctgttccttggataagtaatgtaattgtaaagctaataaattatcaaaaaaacagtttaatttctggtaggccttcattaattctacacacaaaccagattatcttcctctccatctatgcatattggcaatgcagccatcgtctttggatgtatattacaccctacacttatagttaaatatgtaaagaaatggacaaaggcagtttggtttctgtctctctaggcccccctccacttgtataaaatactcaaaaattcagctgttatagactgtacaatattaatagaaatggacaaaggtagtttggtttctgtctctataggcccccctccacttgtagaaaatagtaaaaaattcagccgttatagactgttcaatattaattgaaatggacaaagccagtttggggtcagtctgtgtatgacaccctacctttaatgagaaattgcccaaacagcagcctttcaagacggtacatgatatggaaatgccccaagtccctttcctctttgggggtagattgcaccctacacttacatagaaagttttaaaaagatgttatcgtcatcatcttcagcttcatcctcaccctcatcagtgtgtacgtcatcatcacagactatcaattcattgccgcttaaatccgccattagagaacagtcattgCTTGGATATCTTGGATGGTGacggccttcctcgtggaagatgtagttaatttctataaacatcatttttttccacatttttgggaagtaaccttctatggcgatcactgactaagttcccggctgtgctgaacactcgttcagagtacacactggagggtgggcagcttaggtattgcaaagcaagtttgtacatgggtttccaaatggcttgcttttcttcccagtaaggaaagggactgtctgacatttcatatcaattacctcttgaaaataatcctccaccatcctttgcatattaatactcatattggatggagttatgggcaaggtcacacatttttttgaaaaatccttcaaagcagcccagatgttaaactgttctggtcttccctctgcgtcttccctgcttcttttttgaaaacttatttttttacgagcagcagctgcttgagaaactgaaggaggacacgttgtcaagccaaggcccagttcagcggacaacttgctaagcaatagctccttgcaaaagttcacatctcgttcattttgaagcaaatactcaatgtaggtcttaaaccttggatcaagcacagtggccaaaacgtactgatccgggttcaagatcttaataacttgaagatcatggtgaagcgaattaagcacttgatcgacaaggcaaacatactttgcggaattgcttgctttcatctttcagtttctcaagctgcttttccaatagtctacttaaaggaatgacttggctcaaactagcagaatctgcactcacttcacacgtcacaacttcaaaggatttcagcaccttgcacagcactgaaaggattccacactgtgcaagagtgaaatacatcccccctcctttcccaatgtcatggcttgtgcaatgtgcttggatggctttgcgctgttcctccattctctgcagcatgtacagggtggaattccacctagttaccaccttttgcttaagttggtggcaaggcaagttaaactgctcttggagctgctgcaatctcctacatgctgtggcagaatgcctgaaatggcctgaaattttacgggccactgaaagcatctcctgcacctcacggttatttcgtattaagctctgcaccaccaagttgatggtgtgagcaaaacagggaatgtgatggaattcacccagctgtaatgctcgcactatattgttggcgttatcagaaatgacatatcctggggagagtccaagtggtataagctatGTATCAATcgcatctcttagtttgcgtaacaaattgtcagctctctgcctgttagtgaagccggtgatacaaagagtggcctgcctgtgacaaatgttacgtagtggtgtacatgctgttgctgttcctgctggtgaaggtgaatgaacaacccagtgggctgtcacagtcatatagtctttggtttgcccacttccacttgtccacatatctgtggttaagtggacagtgggcagattggcatttttcagcgcaatctcgacagttgtacacactttttggtatagttgtggaatagctttacgggaaaaatggtgtcatgatggaattctgtaacgcggacacaaaacctcaattaactgtgaaaaaccagctgcgtttattgtggatatgggacgcagatctaacactaacatggcagccatggcgtctgtgattcgcttggcgactgggtgactgctgtcatatttgcttcccctagcaaatgattgtttcacagttaattgctgaaatgtaggactgctctttttcttggccttactctgggctgatgattcacccccagcagcagcaacagcagcagcagtgggactaacgctttcttcagaggaatcaataatagtgcaggagtcatccagccttaataagtgggatgcagggctaactccgagctctactgaggatattgatgaggatggtgtggtgggtgtattttgtagccgtcgggatgtcggtgagcggagggtcctagctgatgatggagtgcttgtaatttttttggaagaactttcagcttttcccaacactttgccatgaactctcgtcaaatggcgtaacatagacgaggttccaagatggttaaggtccctccctcgactgactgtggcttgacatacactacaaatggctatacaattgttgtctggattggggtagaaataattctacacataagaggtggatttttttgttttatggccaggcatgacaatggcctttttcttgtcacatgccagaactgctgccactgttgcaggacttacacaaacaacctcattctcatcaacttcctcattagcgcccttgtcgcctacacaaatctcccgctcatcctcttctatttccatagtggcatcctcaatttgtgtatcaccggctacactcgggctgttcaggcacacatcagcagaactactgaaagggcccctctttatgggtacactaacagaatgctcacgattagacatcccactgttggatagactctccacagggattggtgtcatttgtgattcagagcaaacattatcctctaatgcctcactgttgtcttgcagctcagctttgacgcgtaacagtagttgtgcactacttgtaggctcagtaacatttttgaatctgccactaatagagaaaggcaaaggcctcattctctctttgccattgcgtgtgtagaatggcatgttggcaattttgtttttttatcggcacttaacttttcctcagttacacttctttttcgcttcaacacagtaaaaaaatttttggtgtgtgttttttttgcctgatttcaaaagactatgtagtttgacatcgcctttcccagatgacgtactgggaacactaccatcaggactggtgacagaacctggttgctgattctgctcatatgtggactgctttgaatccattataatgagaccaaagcacttgtagtgctacaaattgttttagatactactgacaaatatgaattttgacagccagaaaaattacagtaaaacactggggaatatgggacaccccaaaagcacttttagtgctaaatttttttttttagactgctgacaaatttatatggattcggatctcagggaaccgagcccgcccatctataCTATTAAGTAACAACAATGTTGTAAGTGACAAATATAAGGAGCAGTCCTTAAAAGAGATGGACTCTGCTGAGATACATCTCTACTGCAACACAGTGTCAGTCATTTTAAGGGTATGTATTCACAGGCAGTTGTAAAGACATCAATGTGCATTACCCTGTGTGGTGTTCACTAAATGGTAAATGCAGCATGACCAGATCTCTGAATGGTGATCCGTATATCACTTTGAGACCAGAATTATCAGTATTCACGATAATTGCCTCAGATGCCATTTCGGCCAAAAATGCATCATGTTGCATCCATGATCCTTCCACCATTCAAGGTCAGAACCATGAACACTCTAATATATAGTACAGGGAATTAAGTCACATCTAATTGCTCTGCAATGAAGGAGTTATTTGAGAAAATAGAGTTGGGGCTGTACTTTTATCTTGATTAATGAAAAacgataataaaaaaaaccccataaaatcacattattatttttttcatttaaaagtaaaaaagttactatttttgatcatttttatttagtcAGTTTGTAAAAGTTTCAAACCATGAGTTTGGCAGAAGATTGAAAAACACTGCTCTACACTGATACAAGGTAGTTTGTGATTGGTTACAACTTATTTGACCATGTAGTTAAAAATAAGTCGATTAAAGAAAGGAAAGGACTTGTGCAAATACATATTCCGCAGAAGCCAGAGACGTCAGAGACGTTAGACGCAGCTTTAAGGGTTATAAACCTTTCAGATAAAGAATTGAAACCTGAACATATCAGTCTCCTTAGTAAAGGATTATCCTTTTCACCATCTAAACAAATGAATAGATTTGAATGGGAAAAGGACTTAGCTCTTTTTTCTAGAAAAATTCTTCTCAAAAAATTTTATGAAATGAACAAAAGAAATGATGGTAGTATAAAAGAGGATGATACATATACTTCCCAAATCAGATCAACCCCGGTCCTTTTGAATACCACTGATGATATTATAGCCCTGGAAATATTGGAAGAATTACAGGACTTACAATCAGAGAATAGATCTCTAAACGTACcaatacaaacaaatataaaatctaCTCTGAAAAAGAAGTCTTCTTTTTTACCAG
This window of the Mixophyes fleayi isolate aMixFle1 chromosome 8, aMixFle1.hap1, whole genome shotgun sequence genome carries:
- the SHLD2 gene encoding shieldin complex subunit 2 gives rise to the protein MCSKGAIHIFIGAPNISPALAWGSDKHPSDGQKTKWEETTFTCSEQGAYLQNASNSKRTAHHELLEGTLYRKQHYQTSFCYDRSALQNVTSKYKSKLVQKMDSDIKGIVSNLVSSTNSCNITPSFHKHTGDTSDVLHACLDASHLEDHNDVKTNTNIVMSAETEFLTVLTSSQVAVQGHVNIFDQDVFVAHNETKTVSTDRQDNSASSLKVTLSDKTTAESASNDVMQDYFACSLELFTQISDHGSNNQVSTFHQSDKCQVNVEGLEKDTASVIELSNHLGSASCKRKKVITTSFSPVKNYLKFKKPKKSTSSVKCPTKWFDEHREKTPVISLTLLRQCSDKTREYNILAVVMHPCYVKEILVKSGPNVGSCFPLATIIVLDHSEAERKVLMWRTAAFWSLALFPGDIIMLTNLKVFEDRWNENAFLQSTFRSKLINLGGCSTLLPEESSNMVDYSILKELMDYIHIKHYYLRELPPRQPQKLDSIQYVRIAQLQPELLVHSILKVKSISILKESTYQFKGLQQNKIILTVEEVKEQTGTLILWGASISWCDHIRCKRDHIWVFKYLFSQKNLFSGDIELHTTPWSSCECLFDDDKRAIDFQKQYIENVSPTKQLSLKAIIEDQYSGEIQVKASISELEFHIPGNKKIFITYETSITDILMSLSAIIYLGCEKCKTELEIDENHVYEQCFICLPFNQVRTFYRPALMTIMSEDSSVCVHVPSDILEKIFLNISPNLLHIPAASFTDVTYGAVVADLCHSLLAETRESYLFLIRSHFLLDENSIPLEQEFHVLDFHLDV